GCTCTGGAGTTCGGTTATTCTGGACTGGATGGTGGAGAGCTCTGTGTCCAACTCGTCCAACTGCTTCTGGATCTCGTCCCTCTGGCCCTTCAGGTTGCCCAGACGGATTATGAGACGGTCGAGCTCAAGGCGATCGGCGGCCTTGCCGGTGAAGAACTGGTCCGGGTTGTCCTTGTTGACGTCCCAGAGGAAGTCGATAGAGGAGCGCTTCATCGTTATAGGACCAACTCCACCGTTTATAGAAATTTTTATCGTTTTAGCCTTATCCAGAAAAGGTTTGCCCGTTTTTTCGTCGTACCTGGGAAAATAGACAAAACCCTCTCTCTTCCCAGTTAATTTAAAATTGAAACGCTTGTCGTAGTCAACAGGGGAATATTTTTTATTCCCTATCCAAAGAACAATCTGATCCCCGAAAGGAGCCATCCTAAGGGCAGGACCATAGTTATTTATCTCGATAAAAACGGGAATATACTGCTCCAATTGAAGGGTCTTGAGGAGCTGATACTTGTAGTTCTCCTCCTCGTCCTTCGTCCATAGGTTAGACTTAGCCTCTTTCTGCACCAGCGCCTCTATGTATTCAGCAGCGTAGTAGGTCAAGGTAAACTCAACGTAACCCATATTATCCTCGTCCATTATCTTTTCCGTCTTACGCCAACGGGAAAGAACCGAATCAGGAGAGGCAAAAGCTTCAAAAGCACAGATCAAAACCATGACGGAACACATCGCAAGCAGGGCGATCTTTTTTCTCATATACAGAACCTCCTCTTAAGGTCTCAGGGACATTATACATAAGAAAAAAGAAAAAGGACAGGGCCTAGGCCCTGTCCTTTAAAGAAACAACTAGATTAGAACTTTACGTGGGTACGGAAACGGACCACGCTGTCATCCTGACCTGCAACGGCAGAACCGTTCTCGATCTTGTCATAAGCAAGCTCGAAGGAAAGGGCAGGGGTGTAGTAGTACTTCACACCAAAGGTGTAGTTCTTGGTGTCGTCGAACGCAGGAGCGGCTCCAGCGGCAGAACCGTGCATATAACGCTGGAAGGTGGACCACTTGTCGTTCCACTTCTGGTTCAGGTAGATGAAGTAGTAGTTGTCGTATACGGAAAGATCGGTTCCGCTGACAGTACCGTACATGTTGAAAGGACCGTCGGTGACAGCCTGGAAGTTGTCGCTGATGCTAGCATACTCAAGCCAAACGCTGGTGAACTTGAGGGCGTCCTGCTTCACGTCAAGTATGGCCTTGAAGAGGTTGCCATCGGTGTTAGGAGCGTCCATATCGGTGTCATAGTAGGCAACCCTGAAAGCGATGTTGGGGTTGAAGTTAAGCCCCGCAGCTGCCCAATAGGCGTGAGCTTTGTCGTAATCTACACCGGCGATGGTAGTATGAGCGTTGTCGGTCTTCCACATAATTCCGTTGAGGGAGAGCCAGAACTGCTCGTTGAAATTCAGACGAAGACGAGCACCGTACTCATAACCATCCTGAGCAAAACGAGAAACTGTGCCATCTACTATTTGACCATGAGTAGCGTAAGCGGAGAACTCACCCATGCCGAAGGCCTTGGAGAAACCAAAACCGTTAAGCGTACGGTCGGTGAAGAGAGCGTCGTTGTCGACGTAAAGACCATCGTCACCTTCCCAGTCGGTAAGCCAACGTCCAGCCATCATGTTGACATCCCAAGGAAGAGCCACGTCGATCCAGTAACGATCCCAGTTAAGATCGGTGCCGTCGTTAGCGCCGATACGGGCGGTAAAGGTGACTTTATCGTCGACCTTCTTGCTCATCCACAGACGATAACGGCTGACGTTCCAACGGGTATCCTTGTTGATACCGTAGAGACTTCTAGGAGCATCTTCATCGCCGTACTTGACGTCGAAGCGGAACTCGCCCCAAAGCTTCCATCCGCCGATGTTCTCCTCGAGGATTGCCACGCGGCTGTCGATTTTGTCGACTTTCACGCCGAGGGCATCAAGCTCGTCTTTGAACTCGACGACAAGACGCTTAAGCATCTCGACATCCTGCTTGCTGGCCTTCTCCATGTCGATGACGGCCATGCCACGAGCGATGACGGAAGCCATCTCGTAACGGGTGATGGGCTGGTTGCCCTTGTAGGTGCCGTCGGGATAACCGGAGATGATTCCACGGGCGGCGAGCTGGCCTACTGCATCATAGGCCCAGTGGTTCATGGGAACGTCCATGAACGGGTTGGCTGCGAAAGCGGGAGCGGCAAAAGCCACAAGAGCCACTACAGCCAGAAGAGCACAAAATTTCTTCATGTTAATTAACCCCCTTGGTTAAGTGTTTTTATATCGCTCGACTCATAGGGGATCGGAAAGACCTTCGCTCGGGAAGTTTCCACGTTTCCTTCTCCAACTGGGATCTCTCGTCCCTTTCCGAACCGATGCGTTTTCTCAAATCGCTCCTTCCTTTTTGGCTGGGGGTCGTGCACCTCCTTTCTTTGCCATCGGGATATCGTCGCGATTATCGAAACTGGTTGAATCCAAAGGTCAAGTTGTCAATGTCCTTCGTCCGGGGCTAAAAACCCCTCAAGGAGCATTATAGCATCCATTTTCCAGGACGCAAGGGCTGATTTTCGGTTTTTGCGGTACAATGGCCCGGCAAAGAGTGAACACAAGGAGGCTAAACCTATGGCATATCGGGTATTGTTCTGTTCCGACGCCCTATTGATAGATGGAGTAACGTCCTATATTTTGCACGTCGGAACAGCCCTAAAAAGGGCGGGATACGACGTGGCTATTCTGGGCAGATGGGCGGGAACGGGGTTCCAGAGCCGTTTTCGGGAGGAAGGAATAAAGGTGATCCAGTGTCCCTCTCCCACTGTGGGAAATTTCTGGTTCGACCTAAAGGCCAGGGAGTTCGCCCCGGACGTGATCATGACCGACTCAAGACGGTCTTTCCCACTGGCGACCAGGCTGAAAAAACTTCTGGACAAGCCGGTGGTAACCTACTTTCTGGACCATCTGGAGAAGACCGATCGACCGGGACGAGACCTTGCCTCCCTGGTACGTTGGAGCGACCTGTGGGCCGGGGCGGAGGAGCCTATACTGGACAATCTGAGGTCGATATTTAAAGACGTTAGGGTCTGCAAGCTCCCAAGACCTCTGGACACTGCGGTAAAACCGACGCCCCTCCCCCCCAAAGACCCCTTTTCAATAGTCTGCTTCGGAAGGCTCAGCGGCTATAAGACCCCTGGAATGATGTACCTGCTGGACCACATCGACAAGCTTGTGGAAGCGATCCCATTGGCCAAGGTGACAGTGGTCGGCGGGGGGGGATGGCGACTTATGAAGTTTAGGCTGATGGCGGCCAGGATAAACCGACGCCTGGGCAGGTCATGCGTCGAGGTGGTCGGGACACAGCCCGATCCCAGGCCGTGGATAGAGAGGGCAAACCTGGTCTGTGCCGGCTCCACCTCCGCCATAGAGGCCGCCCTGTCCAACCGTCCGGTGCTATGTTTCACGGGGTTCTGGCTGGGGAGGCTCAGGCAAAACAGTCTCGACAAGGCCATGGACACCTACTTCGGAGAAAGAGGCGGCGTAGGCCACTTCAGCCAGCCGGGGTTCCTTGAGAGGATAATACCCAGCATAGTTGAGGTCTACGACGAGTACGATGGCTCTACCTTCAAGGACGAACTCTCACTCATAGCTAACTCCATAAAACCGCTTTTCGACTCACGAGAGACCTTAGAGGGATTTAAAAGGATAGCCTCCGCTTTAGACCTGTCTTAAGCCTTTTCCAGGCCCTGGACAGCCGCCGCCTGAATAGGTAGAGATAGACGGATGTCTTCAGATCGGGAAATTCCTCCGCAAGGGACAGGTAATACCTCTCCAGGACACGCCAGTCGTGCTCTTTAAACGCACTTGAGTCCTGGGCGTCGTGGACTCTGTACTCGAACAGAGGTCTGTTTTGATAGGCCAGATAGCCTTTCCTCGCCAACTCGGTCAGAAAGACCACGTCGACCACCTGTCCGAAAACGGGAGAAAACGGGTTGGACGACACCGCTTCCCCTCGATAAAGGACCGAGGGGAAAGCCATGAAGGTTTTCATGTAGAGACGAGCCATGTCACTGACTCCCTTAAAGACCTCCGCCTGTCTACGCCTGTAGGGCTTGTGCAGATATCCAGACCTTACGCCCCTTTTATCTATCTCGTGGGCGTTGCAGGAGACCGCCACCACCGACGGATGGGATTCGAGAAATCCCACCTGCACGGCCAAAAAGTCCTT
The uncultured Dethiosulfovibrio sp. genome window above contains:
- a CDS encoding glycosyltransferase, translated to MSVGVCILSYNRGEYLEEAVRSVLKQTLSPDWIEIMDNGSDATVYESVRPWVESGKVLWRGTEVNRGVHWNLKRAFSRGRDVDYLYVMHDDDRLLKDFLAVQVGFLESHPSVVAVSCNAHEIDKRGVRSGYLHKPYRRRQAEVFKGVSDMARLYMKTFMAFPSVLYRGEAVSSNPFSPVFGQVVDVVFLTELARKGYLAYQNRPLFEYRVHDAQDSSAFKEHDWRVLERYYLSLAEEFPDLKTSVYLYLFRRRLSRAWKRLKTGLKRRLSF
- a CDS encoding glycosyltransferase, which translates into the protein MAYRVLFCSDALLIDGVTSYILHVGTALKRAGYDVAILGRWAGTGFQSRFREEGIKVIQCPSPTVGNFWFDLKAREFAPDVIMTDSRRSFPLATRLKKLLDKPVVTYFLDHLEKTDRPGRDLASLVRWSDLWAGAEEPILDNLRSIFKDVRVCKLPRPLDTAVKPTPLPPKDPFSIVCFGRLSGYKTPGMMYLLDHIDKLVEAIPLAKVTVVGGGGWRLMKFRLMAARINRRLGRSCVEVVGTQPDPRPWIERANLVCAGSTSAIEAALSNRPVLCFTGFWLGRLRQNSLDKAMDTYFGERGGVGHFSQPGFLERIIPSIVEVYDEYDGSTFKDELSLIANSIKPLFDSRETLEGFKRIASALDLS
- a CDS encoding S-layer homology domain-containing protein; its protein translation is MKKFCALLAVVALVAFAAPAFAANPFMDVPMNHWAYDAVGQLAARGIISGYPDGTYKGNQPITRYEMASVIARGMAVIDMEKASKQDVEMLKRLVVEFKDELDALGVKVDKIDSRVAILEENIGGWKLWGEFRFDVKYGDEDAPRSLYGINKDTRWNVSRYRLWMSKKVDDKVTFTARIGANDGTDLNWDRYWIDVALPWDVNMMAGRWLTDWEGDDGLYVDNDALFTDRTLNGFGFSKAFGMGEFSAYATHGQIVDGTVSRFAQDGYEYGARLRLNFNEQFWLSLNGIMWKTDNAHTTIAGVDYDKAHAYWAAAGLNFNPNIAFRVAYYDTDMDAPNTDGNLFKAILDVKQDALKFTSVWLEYASISDNFQAVTDGPFNMYGTVSGTDLSVYDNYYFIYLNQKWNDKWSTFQRYMHGSAAGAAPAFDDTKNYTFGVKYYYTPALSFELAYDKIENGSAVAGQDDSVVRFRTHVKF